A stretch of the Glycine soja cultivar W05 chromosome 13, ASM419377v2, whole genome shotgun sequence genome encodes the following:
- the LOC114381161 gene encoding AP-1 complex subunit sigma-2 yields the protein MINFVLLISRQGKVRLTKWYSPYSQKERSKVIRELSGMILSRAPKQCNFVEWRGHKVVYKRYASLYFCMCIDQDDNELEVLEIIHHFVEILDRYFGSVCELDLIFNFHKAYYILDEILIAGELQESSKKTVARLIAAQDSLVENAKEEVSSLSNIIAQATK from the exons ATG ATCAACTTTGTGCTTCTCATTAGTCGCCAAGGGAAGGTGAGACTGACAAAATGGTACTCACCTTATTCTCAGAAAGAAAGGAGTAAG gtaatCCGTGAGCTCAGTGGAATGATTCTTTCCCGTGCTCCCAAGCAATGTAATTTTGTAGAATGGCGAGGACATAAAGTTGTTTATAAAAG GTATGCTAGTCTCTATTTCTGCATGTGCATTGATCAAGATGACAATGAATTAGAAGTCCTTGAAATAATTCATCATTTTGTGGAGATTCTTGACCGGTATTTTGGCAGT GTCTGTGAACTGGACTTAATATTCAACTTTCACAAG GCCTACTATATACTAGATGAAATTCTAATTGCCGGTGAGCTTCAAGAGTCCAGCAAGAAAACAGTTGCTCGATTGATAGCAGCACAG GATTCGTTGGTGGAGAATGCGAAGGAAGAAGTCAGTTCATTAAGTAATATAATTGCACAAGCCACTAAGTGA